The Zingiber officinale cultivar Zhangliang chromosome 9A, Zo_v1.1, whole genome shotgun sequence genome window below encodes:
- the LOC122019522 gene encoding uncharacterized protein LOC122019522, which yields MPNGSGFRSISVEAPIMPPSGSPHSLWHSPVPYLFVCLGSMTGLIAFAMLVLAYSHRKFASSHFDSAAGRDYDEENLRDDTALDDGRRLVIMAGDRVATFIAVPISRADANSHDDGEGSPEESAPSILSPNPSNPYFSSATARSHWSSFPSSSIRIGRREFGWGDGGDRRREDDRRVEKEGTRRASDDSGGGILVELNSEVALPVHWEQCLDLLTTGRTANGPPQILAAPLASSFQVTITMTTTSRFKVILTNNYCFFATRLCSTAPLRRTQSSVAILRPTKAVDDSQRQTLLSTDRRREGTEAAAPSNDENHDCDFQAIQKKD from the exons ATGCCTAACGGCTCAGGTTTCCGCTCCATCTCCGTGGAGGCGCCGATCATGCCCCCCAGCGGCAGCCCGCACTCCCTGTGGCACTCGCCCGTGCCCTACCTCTTCGTTTGCCTCGGGTCGATGACCGGCCTTATCGCCTTCGCCATGCTTGTCCTCGCCTACTCTCATCGGAAATTCGCCTCCTCCCACTTCGATTCGGCAGCCGGAAGGGACTACGACGAAGAAAATCTTCGCGATGACACAGCCTTGGACGACGGACGCCGCCTCGTCATCATGGCCGGCGACCGCGTGGCCACCTTCATTGCCGTCCCAATTTCCCGTGCCGATGCAAACTCCCATGACGACGGCGAGGGTTCGCCGGAGGAGTCTGCT CCCTCAATCCTAAGCCCTAACCCTTCAAATCCTTATTTCTCTTCCGCTACAGCCCGATCGCATtggtcttcttttccttcttcttcgatTCGCATTGGTCGGCGGGAGTTCGGTTGGGGCGATGGCGGCGACCGCCGACGTGAAGACGATCGCCGCGTCGAGAAAGAGGGCACTCGCCGGGCGAGTGACGATAGCGGAGGCGGGATCTTGGTGGAGCTGAACTCGGAGGTCGCCCTTCCAGTCCATTGGGAGCAGTGCCTCGACTTGCTG ACAACCGGGAGAACGGCGAACGGACCACCGCAGATCCTCGCAGCACCGCTGGCGTCTTCATTTCAAGTAACCATTACCATGACGACGACGTCTAGATTTAAAG TAATTTTGACGAACAATTACTGCTTCTTCGCCACGAGGCTATGCTCCACTGCTCCACTGCGACGGACGCAGTCATCGGTTGCCATTCTCCGGCCAACCAAAGCAGTTGATGACTCCCAGCGCCAGACATTGCTCTCCACCGATCGTCGACGTGAGGGCACTGAAGCCGCGGCGCCCAGCAATGACGAAAATCACGATTGTGATTTTCAGGCTATACAGAAAAAGGACTGA